From Shewanella psychrophila, a single genomic window includes:
- a CDS encoding ABC transporter permease: protein MSFWQLVSAELKAIVADKAIAVTLFGGVLFYSVLYPLPYLHQVPTEQQLVVVDLDHSSLSRRLIRHADASAKISVIGQVTSISQAQSWIESGRAHGLLVIPEGFRRDLLLGKGVTLSYGGDASYFLIYSAVAEGLVTAGMDAGKQVQLLGMLAKGEAPKQADLSLNSVKINSVPAFNPSLGYTPYVVPGLFLLILHQTLLIGTGILGAGQWRRKGYWREISPLQLVCGRISAFMLIYLFFSSFYVGFCFYWYQVSVQASLSLVTLWMLPFLLATSAAGIALSCLFVRRDLPTQVLLLVSMPIMFVSGFVWPLALIPEPLIWLSQVVPAVPAIMGMLELNQMGASWSSVMPKWLQLWALFAMFFMLAWYGVTRRLESAVDETN from the coding sequence ATGAGCTTTTGGCAACTGGTATCAGCAGAGCTTAAGGCTATAGTGGCAGATAAAGCCATCGCCGTGACCCTGTTTGGTGGTGTGCTGTTTTATTCGGTGTTATACCCACTGCCTTACCTGCATCAGGTGCCGACTGAGCAGCAGTTGGTGGTGGTAGATCTCGATCACTCCTCATTGAGTCGGCGTTTGATCCGTCATGCGGATGCCAGTGCGAAAATAAGTGTCATCGGCCAGGTGACCAGTATCAGTCAGGCACAAAGCTGGATTGAATCAGGCCGCGCCCATGGCCTGCTGGTTATTCCCGAAGGCTTCAGGCGAGATCTCCTATTGGGCAAGGGCGTCACCTTAAGCTACGGTGGTGATGCCAGCTATTTTCTTATCTATTCAGCGGTCGCCGAAGGTCTGGTGACAGCAGGAATGGATGCGGGTAAGCAAGTACAACTCCTTGGCATGTTGGCTAAGGGTGAGGCACCTAAACAAGCAGATTTAAGCCTCAATTCGGTGAAGATTAACAGTGTGCCAGCGTTTAACCCTAGCCTAGGTTATACCCCCTATGTGGTGCCTGGACTCTTCTTGTTGATCTTGCATCAGACCTTACTGATTGGCACCGGAATACTAGGTGCAGGCCAATGGCGTAGAAAGGGTTATTGGCGAGAGATCTCGCCTCTGCAGCTCGTCTGTGGCCGTATCTCGGCATTCATGCTGATCTACCTGTTTTTCAGTAGTTTTTATGTGGGATTCTGTTTTTACTGGTATCAGGTCAGTGTACAGGCAAGTCTTAGTCTGGTGACCCTGTGGATGTTACCGTTTCTCTTGGCGACCAGCGCAGCCGGGATTGCCTTGAGCTGCTTGTTTGTCCGCCGTGACCTACCGACCCAAGTCTTGTTATTGGTTTCCATGCCCATCATGTTTGTCTCTGGTTTTGTCTGGCCATTGGCACTTATTCCTGAGCCTCTGATTTGGCTGTCTCAAGTGGTTCCGGCCGTGCCTGCTATCATGGGGATGCTAGAGCTTAATCAGATGGGGGCGTCTTGGTCTAGTGTCATGCCTAAATGGCTACAACTTTGGGCCTTGTTCGCAATGTTCTTTATGCTGGCTTGGTATGGGGTCACGAGAAGGCTAGAATCAGCAGTTGATGAGACGAACTAG
- a CDS encoding ABC transporter permease encodes MNSLVALIRRELHALWNSPWQLALVSYIPVLSIICLWWLFSAGLPRQLPVAVVDSDHSQLSRMLTRKLQANPVVAPQNFVDLPSAVTAMKQSEVYGVVLLPYGLQRELMTGHSPVIDVRYNSQFLLVGKLLSSQIQLTLGSGLLEVAGVKQLLQGVPKSQVALHLSPVTSQTTALFNRNNNYVGFLVPPVLVALWQLLAMLIFSNSLSRELNPEGSYAADSGIWPRIWAKIAVFTPILLLHGGFILALLYQYLALPVAGSLALLILAQFVMLLAVWLMVLLVFFIMRDSARMVSFGTALFAPAFAFMGITFPVHEMPILAQWWRLIMPSSHYVDSHVSIVSYGVGWETIAQQLTSYWGFLCIIPVLFLLSRRIEKSMNTESNQQMLDPELMSKNSGADL; translated from the coding sequence ATGAACAGTTTAGTTGCCCTTATTCGCCGTGAGCTCCATGCACTATGGAATTCGCCATGGCAGCTTGCCCTAGTTAGCTATATTCCTGTCTTGAGCATAATCTGTTTGTGGTGGCTGTTCAGTGCGGGCTTACCGAGACAGCTACCTGTGGCTGTCGTCGATTCGGATCATAGTCAATTGAGCCGTATGCTAACCCGTAAGTTGCAGGCCAATCCCGTCGTTGCTCCACAGAACTTTGTCGACTTACCTTCGGCCGTGACAGCCATGAAACAGTCCGAAGTATATGGAGTCGTGTTACTACCATACGGGCTGCAACGGGAGCTGATGACGGGCCATAGCCCAGTCATAGACGTGCGCTATAACAGTCAGTTTTTGCTGGTGGGTAAACTCTTATCCAGCCAGATCCAACTCACATTAGGCTCGGGGCTTTTAGAGGTCGCAGGTGTTAAGCAACTGCTTCAAGGCGTGCCTAAGTCCCAGGTAGCGTTACATTTGAGCCCTGTGACTAGCCAGACCACGGCACTGTTTAATCGTAATAATAACTATGTAGGTTTCCTAGTGCCACCTGTGTTAGTGGCCCTATGGCAGTTACTGGCCATGTTAATCTTCTCCAACAGCTTGAGCCGAGAGTTAAACCCCGAAGGTAGCTACGCTGCAGATAGTGGCATCTGGCCAAGAATATGGGCCAAGATAGCCGTGTTTACGCCTATTTTATTGTTACATGGTGGTTTTATTCTGGCCTTGTTATACCAGTATTTAGCCCTACCGGTGGCGGGAAGCTTAGCCTTATTGATCTTGGCACAATTTGTGATGCTATTGGCGGTCTGGTTAATGGTATTACTGGTCTTTTTTATCATGAGAGATAGTGCCCGTATGGTAAGTTTCGGTACCGCATTATTCGCGCCTGCTTTTGCATTTATGGGGATAACGTTCCCCGTTCATGAGATGCCTATACTCGCCCAGTGGTGGCGTTTAATTATGCCGTCCAGTCATTATGTGGACTCGCATGTCAGCATTGTCAGCTATGGAGTGGGTTGGGAAACTATCGCCCAACAACTTACTAGCTATTGGGGCTTTCTATGCATAATTCCTGTGCTATTTCTATTGTCTCGCCGCATTGAAAAGAGCATGAATACTGAGTCGAATCAGCAGATGCTAGATCCAGAACTGATGTCAAAAAACTCTGGGGCGGATCTGTGA
- a CDS encoding HlyD family secretion protein has product MQANRIIAVVALIGLVGALGYGLKLAYTPKAVYLQGQIEAREYNISSKVPGRVEQVLVRRGDVVEVGDLLFAIDSPELNAKLMQAEGGRDAAQAMQLEADSGARKQQVMASREQWQKAKAGATLAKTTYNRVENLFVEGVLARQKRDEAFTQYQAAKYTEQAALAMYQMAQEGARVETKAAAAGNARMAEGAVHEVNAILADSQMRAPKSGEISEVLLQPGELAPSGFPVVSLIDMQDAWAVFQVREDQLKQFSKGQKLMLTLPALDREVEFTVAHISVMGDFATWRSTESGHDFDMRTFEVELRPNSDIKDLRVGMSAILTR; this is encoded by the coding sequence ATGCAGGCTAATCGTATAATCGCAGTTGTGGCCCTGATAGGTTTAGTGGGTGCATTAGGCTATGGACTTAAACTGGCCTACACCCCGAAAGCAGTCTATCTGCAGGGACAAATAGAAGCGAGAGAATATAATATTTCCTCAAAGGTTCCAGGGCGTGTGGAGCAAGTGTTAGTGAGACGTGGTGATGTGGTCGAGGTTGGCGATTTATTGTTTGCCATCGACAGCCCCGAGCTTAACGCTAAGTTGATGCAGGCCGAAGGTGGCAGAGATGCGGCTCAGGCGATGCAGTTAGAAGCCGATAGCGGCGCCCGTAAACAGCAGGTGATGGCCTCTCGTGAGCAGTGGCAGAAAGCTAAGGCGGGAGCCACATTAGCTAAGACCACTTACAATCGGGTAGAGAACCTGTTTGTCGAAGGGGTTCTGGCCAGACAGAAACGTGATGAAGCCTTTACTCAGTATCAGGCGGCTAAATACACGGAGCAGGCGGCTTTAGCCATGTATCAGATGGCTCAGGAAGGGGCGAGGGTAGAGACCAAGGCAGCCGCGGCAGGTAATGCTCGCATGGCCGAAGGTGCTGTCCATGAGGTCAATGCTATCTTAGCCGATAGCCAGATGCGCGCGCCTAAGTCTGGTGAAATCAGCGAAGTGTTACTGCAACCTGGTGAACTTGCACCTAGCGGCTTTCCTGTGGTCAGCTTGATAGATATGCAAGATGCCTGGGCAGTGTTTCAAGTTAGAGAAGATCAACTTAAGCAGTTCTCTAAAGGACAGAAGTTGATGCTGACTCTGCCGGCTCTCGATCGTGAGGTCGAATTCACAGTGGCCCATATCAGCGTGATGGGTGACTTTGCTACCTGGCGTTCGACTGAGAGTGGCCATGATTTCGACATGCGTACCTTCGAGGTGGAACTGCGCCCTAATTCAGACATTAAAGATTTACGGGTCGGCATGTCGGCGATCTTAACTCGCTAA
- a CDS encoding TolC family protein — MKFSKLALASFLALGSFTVQASNLGFEQAWKQLLTVSDKLQASAQEVRRAEAKHEAGKDLNLPSISLNGSYTRLEKPIEMDLRDLNPLASMDPASLPPALGGALAAIPGSMFITPFTEQDIFRSSLQAMWPIYTGGKITAAQGIHAAQVAEKEQQLQLTTRDLFIQLVDRYYGVSVSQAMARTRGELVASLEEHAEHAVKLEEQGQIAKVERLNAQVALENAKVNFASARRQAEMAEIALSRMLHERKVNPSSQLFMLNNVPSLPRLSQLTLAQHPALKLLEAKEAQAQGLVDVEKGQYLPTVFLYGNYTLYEDDSLFSKMEPDWMLGVGVKVPLLSRDGRSGKVEAAKSALLQARYTKAQTQQDLSLLLDQSYRQLLQAQEEVESLDLSLSLATENKRLRDLAFRQGLSTSIEKVDAELKLTGVEMQQLGAKYRYVQAYARLMAVSGQLDEFLGRSSIETSAMQESKNAG, encoded by the coding sequence ATGAAGTTTTCAAAGCTAGCCTTAGCGTCGTTTTTGGCATTGGGCTCTTTTACTGTACAGGCATCAAATCTAGGCTTCGAACAAGCCTGGAAACAGCTACTTACTGTCAGCGATAAGTTACAGGCCAGCGCACAGGAAGTACGACGTGCCGAGGCTAAGCATGAAGCAGGGAAAGATCTCAATCTTCCCTCTATCAGCCTCAATGGTAGCTATACTAGGCTAGAGAAGCCTATTGAGATGGATCTAAGGGATCTTAATCCTTTGGCATCTATGGATCCAGCTTCGCTTCCTCCTGCACTCGGTGGCGCTTTGGCCGCGATCCCTGGCTCCATGTTTATCACTCCCTTCACCGAGCAAGATATCTTTCGTTCCAGCCTTCAGGCTATGTGGCCCATCTATACCGGTGGCAAGATCACCGCAGCCCAAGGAATTCATGCGGCTCAGGTCGCTGAGAAAGAGCAGCAACTTCAGCTGACCACACGAGACCTCTTCATTCAGCTGGTGGATCGTTATTACGGTGTGTCGGTGAGCCAAGCTATGGCTAGGACTCGAGGTGAGCTTGTTGCCTCTCTTGAAGAGCACGCAGAACATGCGGTCAAACTGGAAGAGCAAGGTCAGATAGCGAAAGTTGAGCGGTTAAATGCTCAGGTGGCATTAGAGAATGCTAAGGTCAATTTTGCCAGCGCCAGGCGTCAGGCCGAAATGGCAGAGATCGCCTTGTCGCGTATGCTACATGAGCGAAAGGTGAATCCAAGCTCTCAGTTGTTTATGTTAAATAATGTCCCATCACTCCCCCGATTAAGTCAACTTACTCTGGCACAGCATCCGGCTTTAAAGCTGCTCGAGGCAAAAGAAGCTCAGGCACAGGGCTTGGTGGATGTTGAGAAAGGCCAGTATCTACCGACGGTTTTTCTCTACGGTAACTACACACTGTATGAAGACGACAGTTTGTTTTCCAAGATGGAGCCGGACTGGATGTTAGGCGTGGGCGTCAAGGTTCCCCTGCTGAGCAGAGATGGACGTAGCGGCAAAGTCGAGGCGGCAAAGAGTGCGTTATTGCAGGCTCGTTATACCAAGGCGCAGACTCAGCAAGATCTTAGTCTGCTGCTCGATCAAAGTTACCGTCAACTGCTACAGGCTCAAGAGGAGGTAGAGTCTCTTGATTTGTCTCTGAGTCTGGCTACAGAAAATAAGCGTCTGCGGGATCTAGCCTTTCGTCAGGGATTATCCACTTCCATCGAGAAAGTAGATGCAGAGCTTAAGCTCACAGGTGTAGAGATGCAGCAACTGGGAGCCAAGTATCGTTATGTTCAGGCTTATGCCCGCTTGATGGCGGTGAGCGGTCAACTGGATGAATTTTTAGGTCGCAGCAGTATTGAGACTAGCGCGATGCAGGAGAGTAAGAATGCAGGCTAA
- the tldD gene encoding metalloprotease TldD, producing the protein MPFLTQVEQSLLQDGLSLDDLQGYLKLIHQHDVDFSDLYFQGSRHESWVLEDGIVKEGSFHIERGVGVRAITGEKTGFAYADEITPEALTASAEAARGIAAHGEESASVQAWKRREMKALYQSADPIAAMEEAKKIELLKQADAYIRSLDSRIIQVVISLSGVHEEVLIVASDGTLAADIRPLVRFNCSVILEDNGKRERGASGGGGRHDYQVLMETDGAGLPVCFDFAREAVRQASVNLTAIDAPAGEMPVILGPGWPGVLLHEAVGHGLEGDFNRKGSSAFSGKVGQQVASKLVTVVDDGTMVNRRGSLSIDDEGVQTQKTVLIQDGILKGYMQDKLNARLMGEQSTGNGRRESYAHLPMPRMTNTYMEAGESVPSEMIKSVKNGIYAPNFGGGQVDITSGKFVFSASEAYLIENGEVTQAIKGATLIGNGPEAMGHISMVGNDLALDQGVGVCGKDGQSVPVGVGQPTLKIDKLTVGGTA; encoded by the coding sequence ATGCCATTTTTAACCCAAGTTGAGCAGAGCCTTTTACAAGATGGACTTTCGTTGGATGACCTGCAGGGTTACCTCAAGCTAATCCATCAACATGATGTCGACTTTTCTGATCTCTATTTTCAGGGTAGTCGTCATGAGTCTTGGGTATTAGAAGATGGCATAGTGAAAGAGGGCAGCTTTCATATCGAGAGAGGCGTTGGTGTTCGTGCCATCACAGGTGAGAAAACCGGATTTGCTTATGCCGATGAGATCACGCCTGAAGCACTAACTGCATCGGCTGAGGCGGCTCGTGGTATTGCTGCTCATGGTGAGGAGAGTGCTTCGGTGCAAGCCTGGAAGCGCAGAGAGATGAAGGCCCTGTACCAGAGTGCCGATCCTATTGCGGCGATGGAAGAAGCTAAGAAGATCGAGCTGCTTAAGCAAGCCGATGCTTATATTCGTAGTCTAGATAGCCGTATTATTCAGGTTGTGATCAGTCTGTCGGGTGTACACGAAGAGGTACTTATTGTGGCGAGTGACGGCACTTTAGCTGCTGATATTCGTCCACTGGTTCGTTTCAATTGCAGCGTGATCTTAGAAGATAATGGCAAACGTGAACGCGGTGCCAGTGGTGGCGGTGGACGTCACGATTATCAGGTCTTGATGGAGACTGATGGTGCGGGTCTACCGGTTTGTTTCGATTTCGCTCGTGAAGCGGTAAGACAAGCCTCTGTTAATTTGACAGCTATAGATGCACCCGCTGGCGAAATGCCTGTGATATTAGGCCCTGGTTGGCCTGGTGTATTACTGCATGAAGCGGTTGGCCATGGGTTAGAAGGTGACTTCAATCGTAAGGGCAGTAGTGCATTCAGCGGTAAGGTTGGCCAACAGGTCGCTTCTAAACTGGTTACTGTGGTCGACGATGGAACCATGGTAAACAGGCGTGGATCTTTGAGTATCGATGATGAAGGTGTGCAGACTCAGAAGACTGTGCTGATACAAGATGGGATCTTGAAAGGTTATATGCAAGATAAATTAAATGCACGCCTTATGGGCGAGCAGTCCACGGGTAACGGGCGTCGTGAATCTTATGCACACTTGCCTATGCCGAGAATGACTAACACTTATATGGAAGCAGGCGAGTCGGTTCCGAGTGAAATGATCAAGTCAGTGAAAAATGGCATCTACGCGCCTAATTTCGGTGGTGGTCAGGTGGATATTACTTCCGGTAAGTTTGTATTCTCGGCTTCAGAAGCCTATTTAATTGAAAACGGCGAAGTGACTCAAGCGATTAAAGGCGCCACGCTAATTGGTAATGGTCCGGAAGCCATGGGTCATATTTCAATGGTGGGTAACGACCTGGCACTAGACCAAGGTGTCGGCGTCTGTGGTAAGGATGGCCAGAGTGTTCCAGTAGGCGTTGGTCAGCCAACACTCAAGATAGATAAATTAACCGTTGGCGGCACCGCATAA
- a CDS encoding carbon-nitrogen hydrolase family protein, whose translation MQINLLQCQSSQDVSKNLEFIESQLSQLPRVVGEEQLVVLPECCLLFGGHESQQLEYAGDSQSNPFKTALAELACRYDIFLVAGSIPVSAGNGRVYNRTYLFDNQGQVLGEYDKIHLFDVDVSDGTKEYRESDTFCAGDKISVIDTPFGKLGLAICYDLRFPDLFRAMRLAGAELIALPAAFTKVTGEAHWQALIQARAIENQCFILAAAQWGQHNQGGRETWGQSMVVDPWGRINAQKMTGCGWVQSKLDRDEMIKIRQKMPVASNNRFTEPKLQHKDANP comes from the coding sequence ATGCAGATCAACCTACTTCAGTGCCAGAGCAGTCAAGACGTATCCAAGAATCTGGAGTTTATAGAGTCGCAGCTTAGTCAGCTCCCCAGAGTGGTAGGCGAAGAGCAACTTGTGGTGCTGCCAGAGTGTTGCCTGCTGTTTGGCGGCCACGAAAGTCAACAACTCGAGTATGCTGGCGATAGCCAATCGAACCCTTTTAAAACGGCTCTTGCCGAACTGGCGTGCCGTTATGATATCTTTCTTGTGGCGGGAAGCATTCCTGTTTCCGCTGGCAATGGCCGTGTCTATAACCGTACTTATTTGTTTGATAACCAAGGCCAGGTCTTGGGTGAATACGATAAAATACACTTGTTCGATGTCGATGTTTCCGATGGGACTAAGGAGTATCGTGAGAGCGATACTTTCTGCGCCGGAGATAAAATTAGTGTAATCGACACTCCCTTTGGTAAGTTAGGGTTAGCGATATGTTACGATCTGCGTTTCCCTGATCTATTTAGAGCCATGAGATTAGCCGGAGCCGAGTTGATAGCCCTACCTGCAGCTTTCACTAAGGTGACGGGGGAAGCCCATTGGCAAGCCTTGATCCAGGCCAGAGCGATAGAGAATCAGTGTTTCATTCTCGCGGCGGCTCAATGGGGTCAGCATAATCAGGGAGGCAGGGAAACCTGGGGTCAGAGTATGGTGGTCGACCCGTGGGGGCGAATTAACGCCCAGAAGATGACAGGTTGTGGTTGGGTCCAGTCGAAGCTGGACAGAGATGAAATGATAAAGATCAGGCAAAAAATGCCAGTAGCCAGTAATAACCGATTTACTGAGCCAAAGTTACAACACAAAGATGCTAATCCATAG